From one Lycium ferocissimum isolate CSIRO_LF1 chromosome 7, AGI_CSIRO_Lferr_CH_V1, whole genome shotgun sequence genomic stretch:
- the LOC132065729 gene encoding histone H4, whose translation MSGRGKGGKGLGKGGAKRHRKVLRDNIQGITKPAIRRLARRGGVKRISGLIYEETRGVLKIFLENVIRDAVTYTEHARRKTVTAMDVVYALKRQGRTLYGFGG comes from the coding sequence atgtcTGGTCGTGGTAAGGGAGGCAAAGGGTTAGGCAAAGGAGGAGCAAAGAGGCACAGGAAAGTACTGAGGGATAACATCCAGGGGATTACTAAGCCAGCTATCCGTAGACTTGCACGTAGGGGTGGTGTGAAACGTATTTCTGGATTGATTTACGAGGAGACACGTGGAGTTCTTAAGATCTTTCTAGAAAATGTGATACGTGATGCTGTTACGTATACTGAACATGCTAGGAGAAAAACTGTTACTGCTATGGATGTTGTTTATGCACTTAAGAGACAAGGAAGGACTCTATATGGTTTTGGAGGTTAA
- the LOC132065730 gene encoding UDP-glucuronic acid decarboxylase 5 isoform X2 has product MRILVTGGAGFIGSHLVDKLMENEKNEVIVVDNFFTGSKDNLKKWIGHPRFELRRHDVTEPLLVEVDKIYHLACPASPIFYKYNPVKTIKTNVIGTLNMLGLAKRTGARILLTSTSEVYGDPLVHPQPESYWGNVNPIGVRSCYDEGKRVAETLMFDYHRQHGIEIRIARIFNTYGPRMNIDDGRVVSNFIAQALRDEPLTVQAPGTQTRSFCYVSDMVNGLIRLMEGENTGPINIGNPGEFTMIELAELVKELISPKVEIKMVENTPDDPRQRKPDITKAKELLGWEPKVKLRDGLPLMEEDFRLRLGVSKKI; this is encoded by the exons ATGAGAATTTTGGTTACTGGAGGAGCTGGATTTATTGGTTCGCACCTAGTAGACAAATTGATGGAGAATGAGAAGAATGAG GTTATTGTTGTGGACAACTTTTTCACTGGTTCGAAGGATAATCTTAAAAAATGGATTGGTCATCCCAGATTTGAGCTTAGGCGCCATG ATGTGACCGAGCCCTTGTTGGTTGAAGTTGATAAGATTTATCATCTTGCATGTCCtgcttctccaattttctacAAGTATAATCCCGTTAAG ACCATAAAGACTAATGTCATTGGCACGCTAAATATGTTGGGCTTAGCAAAGCGTACCGGAGCAAG GATTCTGCTCACGTCAACCTCAGAGGTTTACGGTGACCCTCTTGTGCATCCCCAACCCGAGAGCTATTGGGGTAATGTCAACCCAATTG GAGTTCGGAGCTGTTATGATGAAGGGAAGCGTGTGGCAGAGACATTGATGTTTGACTACCACCGACAGCATGGGATTG AAATTCGCATTGCTAGGATATTCAATACTTATGGGCCTCGTATGAATATTGATGATGGACGTGTTGTCAGCAACTTTATAGCTCAAGCACTTCG GGATGAACCATTAACAGTTCAAGCTCCTGGGACACAGACTCGCAGTTTCTGTTATGTCTCTGATATG GTTAATGGACTTATCCGGCTAATGGAAGGAGAGAACACAGGGCCAATCAACATTGGAAACCCAG GTGAGTTTACCATGATTGAGCTTGCGGAACTAGTGAAGGAG CTTATCAGTCCCAAAGTGGAGATAAAAATGGTGGAGAATACCCCCGATGATCCAAGACAGAGGAAACCAGATATCACAAAAGCCAAAGAATTGTTAGGATGGGAACCAAAAGTCAAGTTGCGTGATGGCCTTCCACTAATGGAAGAAGATTTCAGACTAAGGCTTGGGGTCTCCAAGAAGATATAA
- the LOC132065730 gene encoding UDP-glucuronic acid decarboxylase 5 isoform X1, whose amino-acid sequence MAKNFANGDHQTTTKPPPTPSPLRFSKFFQPNMRILVTGGAGFIGSHLVDKLMENEKNEVIVVDNFFTGSKDNLKKWIGHPRFELRRHDVTEPLLVEVDKIYHLACPASPIFYKYNPVKTIKTNVIGTLNMLGLAKRTGARILLTSTSEVYGDPLVHPQPESYWGNVNPIGVRSCYDEGKRVAETLMFDYHRQHGIEIRIARIFNTYGPRMNIDDGRVVSNFIAQALRDEPLTVQAPGTQTRSFCYVSDMVNGLIRLMEGENTGPINIGNPGEFTMIELAELVKELISPKVEIKMVENTPDDPRQRKPDITKAKELLGWEPKVKLRDGLPLMEEDFRLRLGVSKKI is encoded by the exons CCTAACATGAGAATTTTGGTTACTGGAGGAGCTGGATTTATTGGTTCGCACCTAGTAGACAAATTGATGGAGAATGAGAAGAATGAG GTTATTGTTGTGGACAACTTTTTCACTGGTTCGAAGGATAATCTTAAAAAATGGATTGGTCATCCCAGATTTGAGCTTAGGCGCCATG ATGTGACCGAGCCCTTGTTGGTTGAAGTTGATAAGATTTATCATCTTGCATGTCCtgcttctccaattttctacAAGTATAATCCCGTTAAG ACCATAAAGACTAATGTCATTGGCACGCTAAATATGTTGGGCTTAGCAAAGCGTACCGGAGCAAG GATTCTGCTCACGTCAACCTCAGAGGTTTACGGTGACCCTCTTGTGCATCCCCAACCCGAGAGCTATTGGGGTAATGTCAACCCAATTG GAGTTCGGAGCTGTTATGATGAAGGGAAGCGTGTGGCAGAGACATTGATGTTTGACTACCACCGACAGCATGGGATTG AAATTCGCATTGCTAGGATATTCAATACTTATGGGCCTCGTATGAATATTGATGATGGACGTGTTGTCAGCAACTTTATAGCTCAAGCACTTCG GGATGAACCATTAACAGTTCAAGCTCCTGGGACACAGACTCGCAGTTTCTGTTATGTCTCTGATATG GTTAATGGACTTATCCGGCTAATGGAAGGAGAGAACACAGGGCCAATCAACATTGGAAACCCAG GTGAGTTTACCATGATTGAGCTTGCGGAACTAGTGAAGGAG CTTATCAGTCCCAAAGTGGAGATAAAAATGGTGGAGAATACCCCCGATGATCCAAGACAGAGGAAACCAGATATCACAAAAGCCAAAGAATTGTTAGGATGGGAACCAAAAGTCAAGTTGCGTGATGGCCTTCCACTAATGGAAGAAGATTTCAGACTAAGGCTTGGGGTCTCCAAGAAGATATAA